Proteins found in one Acidobacteriota bacterium genomic segment:
- a CDS encoding ABC transporter ATP-binding protein, with the protein MGETLASAPVFTARGITKVYPMGEIEVHALRGVDFDLFPAEFVVLLGPSGSGKSTLLNILGGLDIPTAGHVVYKDHDLTKAGEAALTEYRREHVGFVFQFYNLIPSLTARENVALVTEITEHPMTPEEALALVGLGHRLDHFPAQLSGGEQQRVAIARAIAKRPDVLLCDEPTGALDITTGVVVLEAIERVNRELGTATVVITHNAAIAGMAHRVVRLADGNIAGVSRNQSRRSAKDIQW; encoded by the coding sequence ATGGGCGAGACCCTTGCTTCCGCGCCGGTCTTCACCGCCCGCGGCATCACCAAGGTCTATCCCATGGGTGAGATCGAGGTGCATGCGCTACGCGGCGTGGACTTCGACCTGTTCCCGGCCGAGTTCGTGGTCCTGCTCGGTCCCTCGGGCAGCGGCAAGTCCACGCTGCTCAACATTCTCGGCGGCCTCGACATCCCGACCGCCGGCCACGTGGTCTACAAGGATCACGACCTGACGAAGGCGGGCGAGGCGGCGCTGACGGAGTATCGCCGCGAGCACGTCGGCTTCGTGTTCCAGTTCTACAACCTCATTCCCAGCCTGACTGCGCGCGAAAACGTCGCGTTGGTGACCGAGATTACCGAGCATCCGATGACCCCCGAGGAAGCGCTGGCGCTCGTCGGGCTCGGGCACCGGCTGGATCACTTTCCGGCGCAGCTGTCTGGGGGCGAGCAGCAACGCGTGGCCATTGCCCGCGCCATCGCCAAGCGGCCCGACGTGCTGTTGTGCGATGAACCGACCGGGGCCCTCGACATCACGACCGGCGTCGTCGTGCTCGAGGCGATTGAGCGCGTCAACCGCGAGCTCGGCACCGCCACCGTCGTCATCACCCACAACGCCGCTATTGCGGGCATGGCGCACCGCGTCGTGCGGCTCGCCGACGGCAACATCGCCGGCGTCAGCCGCAACCAGTCGCGGCGATCGGCGAAGGACATCCAGTGGTAG
- a CDS encoding multicopper oxidase family protein: MVMLSLLVLCLLLPSSSAAQPMAPPGWDAGLKLKESIDTNPDPKVVEITLTARLAEVEVAPGKRVQAWTYDGGLPGPLIKTRVGDRLIVHFKNELQEPTTVHWHGVRVPIEMDGVPGISQPEVKQGESFIYDFIVRDAGLYWYHPHVMSAAQVGFGLYGALLVEDPDDGVGVADQVTIVLSDIGFDAKGKLEPWDSGGSAGMVFGREGDYVLVNGRTRPVLGARPGAPQRWRIVNAAKSRFFYLDLDGQMFTVIGADGGLQEHSVTTDILLVTPGERVDVIVAPKGTAGTPLTLRAMLYNRGYGSVQYRGVEDVLTIEFTKEPAVTAPPVRVSRALPVPTVEGATPVEMVLTLPPMENGKSEFRINGVPFWKAEPFRARLGETQLWTVKNDSDWDHPYHLHGYFFQVIDDQGQPVRPLALKDTVNVPMKTTVRLLVTFDERPGEWMIHCHILDHAEGGLMGTVLVGDVKASDHVHTKKQ, encoded by the coding sequence ATGGTCATGCTGAGCTTGCTCGTCTTGTGTCTCTTGCTGCCCTCGTCGTCGGCGGCGCAGCCCATGGCGCCTCCCGGCTGGGACGCGGGCCTCAAGCTCAAGGAATCGATCGATACCAATCCCGACCCGAAGGTGGTGGAGATCACCCTGACGGCCCGGCTGGCCGAGGTCGAGGTGGCACCGGGCAAACGGGTGCAGGCGTGGACCTACGACGGCGGGTTACCCGGGCCGCTCATCAAGACGCGCGTCGGCGACCGGCTGATCGTGCACTTCAAGAACGAACTGCAGGAGCCGACCACGGTGCACTGGCACGGCGTGCGTGTGCCGATCGAGATGGACGGCGTCCCCGGCATCTCGCAGCCGGAGGTCAAGCAGGGCGAGTCGTTCATCTACGACTTCATCGTGCGCGACGCGGGGCTGTACTGGTATCACCCGCACGTCATGTCCGCGGCGCAGGTCGGCTTCGGCCTCTATGGCGCGCTGCTCGTCGAGGATCCCGATGATGGCGTCGGTGTCGCCGACCAGGTGACGATCGTGCTGAGCGACATCGGCTTCGACGCCAAGGGCAAGCTCGAACCCTGGGACAGCGGCGGCTCGGCCGGCATGGTGTTCGGCCGCGAGGGCGACTACGTGCTCGTGAACGGCCGCACCCGCCCGGTGCTCGGCGCCCGTCCCGGCGCCCCGCAACGCTGGCGCATCGTCAACGCCGCCAAGAGCCGGTTCTTCTATCTCGATCTCGACGGCCAGATGTTCACGGTCATTGGCGCCGACGGCGGGCTGCAGGAGCACTCGGTGACGACCGACATCCTGCTGGTCACGCCCGGCGAACGGGTTGACGTGATCGTCGCGCCGAAAGGCACGGCCGGCACGCCGCTGACCTTGCGCGCGATGCTCTACAACCGCGGCTACGGCAGCGTGCAGTATCGCGGCGTCGAAGACGTGCTGACGATCGAGTTCACGAAGGAGCCGGCCGTGACCGCGCCGCCGGTGCGCGTGAGTCGTGCGCTGCCGGTGCCAACGGTCGAAGGCGCGACGCCAGTGGAGATGGTGCTGACGCTGCCGCCGATGGAAAACGGCAAGTCCGAGTTCCGCATCAACGGCGTGCCCTTCTGGAAGGCGGAGCCCTTCCGGGCCAGGCTCGGGGAAACGCAGCTCTGGACCGTCAAGAACGACAGCGACTGGGACCACCCGTACCATCTTCACGGATATTTCTTCCAGGTCATCGACGACCAGGGCCAGCCGGTGCGGCCGCTGGCGCTGAAGGACACGGTCAACGTGCCGATGAAGACGACGGTGCGGCTGCTGGTCACGTTCGACGAGCGGCCGGGGGAGTGGATGATCCACTGCCACATCCTCGATCACGCCGAGGGCGGGCTCATGGGGACGGTCCTGGTCGGCGACGTAAAAGCATCGGACCACGTGCACACAAAGAAGCAATAA
- a CDS encoding YIP1 family protein, whose translation MTQSASGTTTQFVRRFMGALALDPATFEDVEADRTAGGQAALVVLLTCLAGGLAVAGSSQLNVTMFIAGLTATLGAWVVWALLITTIGTLVVPEPTTSSRPAELLRTMGFAAAPGVFLAFGAMRAVAPFVVALATLWMVAATVLAVRQALDYRSMGRAVAVCVAAGLVAFGMVAVAGLLFARPVS comes from the coding sequence ATGACGCAATCCGCAAGCGGAACCACGACGCAGTTCGTCAGGCGCTTCATGGGCGCGTTGGCGCTGGATCCGGCGACATTTGAAGACGTCGAGGCAGACCGCACGGCGGGCGGCCAGGCCGCACTTGTGGTGTTGCTGACGTGCCTGGCGGGCGGCCTCGCGGTCGCCGGCAGCTCGCAGTTGAACGTCACCATGTTCATCGCCGGCCTGACCGCGACGCTCGGCGCGTGGGTGGTGTGGGCGCTCCTGATTACGACCATCGGCACGCTGGTCGTGCCGGAACCCACCACCAGCAGCCGGCCGGCGGAGTTGTTGCGCACCATGGGGTTTGCCGCCGCGCCAGGTGTCTTCCTGGCCTTTGGCGCCATGCGGGCGGTCGCGCCCTTTGTCGTGGCGCTGGCCACGCTCTGGATGGTGGCCGCGACCGTGCTCGCCGTGAGGCAGGCGCTTGATTATCGCAGCATGGGCAGGGCGGTGGCCGTGTGCGTGGCGGCCGGCCTGGTGGCATTTGGAATGGTCGCCGTCGCTGGCCTGCTGTTCGCGCGTCCGGTCAGCTAG
- a CDS encoding zinc-dependent alcohol dehydrogenase family protein gives MNALVYGGPGQRAWQPAPRPVIHEPGDAIVRITTSTICGTDLHILKGDVPSVTPGRILGHEGVGIVDEVGAQVSAFKKGDRVLVSCVSACGICESCRKGMYSHCTTGGWVLGNTIDGTQAEYVRTPHANTSLYHLPAEIPDEAAVMLSDILPTGLECGVLNGQVKPGDTVAIVGAGPIGLAALLTAQFFSPTTIMMVDVDDNRLQVAKQFGATTLINSSDGTAVARIMALTEGAGVDVAIEAVGIPATFDICQSILAAGGRLANVGVHGKPVELHLEKLWDRNIAITTRLVDTAAIPMLLKLVKSGKLQPAQLVTHRFALADIMKAYDTFGNAAAERALKVILTA, from the coding sequence ATGAACGCCCTGGTCTACGGCGGACCAGGCCAGCGGGCGTGGCAGCCGGCGCCCCGGCCGGTCATTCACGAACCGGGCGATGCGATCGTTCGCATCACCACCTCAACCATCTGCGGCACCGACCTCCACATCTTGAAGGGCGATGTGCCGAGCGTGACGCCCGGGCGCATTCTCGGGCATGAAGGCGTCGGCATCGTCGACGAGGTCGGCGCCCAGGTGTCGGCGTTCAAGAAGGGCGATCGCGTCCTCGTCTCGTGCGTCAGCGCGTGCGGCATCTGCGAGTCGTGCCGCAAGGGCATGTACTCGCACTGCACGACCGGCGGGTGGGTGCTCGGCAATACCATCGACGGCACGCAGGCAGAGTACGTCCGCACGCCGCACGCCAACACCAGCCTCTATCACCTGCCGGCGGAGATCCCGGACGAAGCCGCGGTCATGCTGAGCGACATCCTGCCGACCGGCCTCGAGTGCGGCGTGTTGAACGGCCAGGTCAAACCGGGCGACACCGTCGCCATCGTCGGCGCGGGTCCGATTGGCCTGGCGGCGTTGTTGACGGCGCAGTTCTTCTCGCCGACAACGATCATGATGGTCGATGTGGACGACAACCGGCTGCAGGTGGCCAAGCAGTTCGGTGCCACCACGCTGATCAACAGCAGCGACGGGACGGCCGTCGCGCGCATCATGGCGCTGACCGAGGGCGCCGGCGTGGACGTCGCGATCGAGGCGGTGGGCATTCCGGCCACGTTCGACATCTGCCAGTCGATTCTGGCGGCCGGCGGACGCCTGGCCAACGTCGGCGTGCATGGCAAGCCGGTCGAGTTACATCTCGAGAAACTCTGGGATCGCAATATCGCGATTACCACGCGCCTGGTCGACACGGCGGCCATCCCGATGCTGCTAAAACTGGTGAAATCGGGCAAATTGCAGCCGGCCCAGCTGGTGACGCACCGGTTCGCGCTGGCCGACATCATGAAGGCTTACGACACGTTCGGAAACGCGGCGGCCGAGCGGGCGCTGAAGGTGATTCTCACCGCCTAG
- a CDS encoding DUF411 domain-containing protein, giving the protein MKHLQAQGFQVEAKDVSDPQVQAVGKQAGMTDELSSCHVATIGGYAIIGHVPAEDIKRLLKEKPAIAGISVPGMPMGSPGMEQGGMKESYNVMAFTKDGKKYVFAKH; this is encoded by the coding sequence ATGAAACATCTCCAGGCGCAAGGCTTCCAGGTGGAAGCCAAGGACGTCAGTGACCCCCAGGTGCAAGCGGTCGGCAAGCAGGCCGGCATGACCGACGAGTTGTCCTCGTGCCACGTGGCGACGATTGGTGGCTACGCCATCATCGGCCACGTCCCAGCCGAAGACATCAAGCGGTTGCTGAAAGAGAAGCCGGCCATTGCCGGCATCTCGGTGCCGGGCATGCCGATGGGATCGCCCGGTATGGAGCAGGGCGGCATGAAGGAGTCGTACAACGTGATGGCGTTCACGAAGGACGGCAAGAAGTACGTCTTCGCGAAACACTAG
- a CDS encoding class I SAM-dependent methyltransferase → MAGFATASPNLTLIDYAAARLGGARTARLLDIGCGAGRNAVPLARLGWRVAGTDSSQPMLRAAAAREGGHHLHLANAEMAALPIQGASVDFIVAHGIWNLARSGAEFRGAVREAARVARPGAALFLFTFSRHTLAADAEPVAGETFVFTQFSGAPQCFLTEAQLADELGAAGFEPDPARPVRELNRPAPGLRTGGPVIYEGAFRLA, encoded by the coding sequence GTGGCGGGCTTCGCGACGGCATCTCCGAATCTCACGCTGATTGACTACGCCGCCGCCCGGCTGGGCGGCGCCCGTACGGCGCGCCTGCTCGACATTGGCTGCGGCGCGGGCCGTAACGCGGTGCCCTTGGCGCGCCTTGGGTGGCGCGTCGCCGGCACCGATTCTTCACAGCCGATGTTGCGCGCAGCAGCGGCACGCGAGGGCGGTCACCATCTTCACCTCGCCAACGCCGAGATGGCGGCGTTGCCCATCCAGGGCGCGTCGGTCGACTTCATCGTCGCGCACGGCATCTGGAATCTCGCGCGCTCGGGCGCCGAGTTCCGCGGCGCGGTGCGCGAAGCCGCTCGCGTCGCGCGGCCGGGCGCCGCGTTGTTCCTTTTCACCTTCTCGCGCCACACCCTGGCCGCCGACGCGGAGCCAGTGGCCGGCGAGACGTTCGTGTTCACCCAGTTCTCCGGCGCGCCCCAGTGCTTCCTGACCGAGGCGCAACTGGCGGATGAACTGGGCGCCGCCGGCTTCGAACCGGATCCGGCGCGGCCCGTTCGTGAACTCAATCGACCGGCGCCGGGCCTGCGAACGGGCGGCCCGGTCATCTACGAAGGCGCCTTCCGCCTTGCATAA
- a CDS encoding cupin domain-containing protein, whose protein sequence is MTTTPGTIPASEALPLESLIAFTDGGIASRVLAKNGGGNLTLFAFDRGQGLTEHTTPYDALVMVLDGELALTIGGTAVTATPGTIVRMPANVPHAVEAAVASRMLLIMLREPKPTT, encoded by the coding sequence ATGACGACGACACCAGGCACTATTCCGGCTTCCGAAGCGCTGCCGCTCGAGAGCCTCATCGCGTTCACCGACGGCGGCATAGCCAGCCGCGTGCTGGCAAAAAACGGCGGCGGCAACCTGACGCTGTTTGCGTTTGATCGAGGACAGGGGCTGACCGAGCACACGACGCCGTACGATGCGCTCGTGATGGTGCTCGACGGCGAGCTGGCGCTCACCATTGGCGGCACGGCCGTCACCGCGACGCCCGGCACCATCGTCCGCATGCCCGCCAACGTGCCGCACGCGGTTGAGGCGGCCGTCGCCTCGCGCATGTTGCTGATCATGCTGCGGGAGCCGAAACCCACGACCTAG
- a CDS encoding CIA30 family protein, whose amino-acid sequence MTGDTPRRTEDLTLAALFEFSAPGAAAAWQTVNDGVMGGVSDGRFRITDRQTLEFYGTLSLENNGGFASVRSQPAALGLQAGDTLVARVRGDGREYRFNLYTSGRMKAFSYRAPLKTRAAEWIEVRAPLDSFEATSFGQVQRGMGPVDPQSVTAVGFLLAENTPGPFALEVAWITVLRAPASP is encoded by the coding sequence ATGACAGGCGACACGCCGAGAAGAACTGAGGACCTGACGCTTGCCGCGCTGTTTGAGTTTTCGGCGCCCGGCGCGGCCGCCGCATGGCAGACCGTCAACGACGGTGTGATGGGCGGCGTGTCAGACGGTCGATTCCGGATCACCGACCGCCAGACGCTGGAGTTCTACGGCACCCTGTCACTGGAGAATAACGGTGGCTTCGCCTCGGTGCGTTCCCAGCCGGCAGCGCTGGGACTGCAGGCCGGCGACACGCTGGTGGCCCGCGTCCGTGGCGACGGACGGGAGTATCGTTTCAACCTCTACACGTCCGGGCGGATGAAGGCCTTCTCATACCGGGCGCCCCTGAAGACCCGCGCGGCAGAATGGATCGAGGTGCGCGCGCCGCTCGACTCGTTCGAGGCCACCTCGTTCGGCCAGGTCCAGCGCGGGATGGGCCCGGTCGATCCCCAAAGCGTCACCGCGGTAGGGTTCCTTCTGGCCGAGAACACACCCGGTCCGTTCGCGCTCGAGGTGGCCTGGATCACGGTGCTGCGCGCCCCGGCTTCACCGTAG
- a CDS encoding VCBS repeat-containing protein, with amino-acid sequence MSRSPLCRLAIALLVVAAVPHAQSPALPGTDIRFWATANITSRLTFAGTWVPLDTTATIIGPFWSAMKLGSDQREGLVLAGWAYNGSFESTLPDVTPTRAMIFEQQADGTLQDATTRLFGDPTTFGVGDVLVADFNGDGRDDVLLPAHNESPFIAKPSVAYVSQGDGLRKLTLPDSVMAHHTSLYTVDGSTRAVARSFGGSGNNGRGAGYNVVYHWTGSGFSTTNVGDVGGMAVLVGHFTNNSDLWIVAGDSNSGIGRSYSVTNPGLNWAYKFNNQNPTLPYVALPKPYFNDKPEYASFASQWDPYSKTHTPRLLSADLNQDGLLDIIALASIWRSGVGFQRGALQLMLNRGNMLFADDTDSLAPEFSKLSNLDYSAKLIDVDGSGIETLFLASVQVPQVADDEAKQGQYILVNDGTGRLYTAMHDEFRAMRTQIAPFASARVPGSSIGPGFTPQYLPYRTPNGAVNFLAVLRTTIDGKPARAFVNVPLQVNLTTDFRRDLTVATRNNSRRIRTFAGNDTIHRAVTDPDCVIDGGLGSNVAVYPGPQANWTIGRDGDHATIRPAQGSGGTDRLIRVQIARFADGDVNLSQ; translated from the coding sequence ATGAGTCGTTCACCGCTCTGCCGTCTTGCGATCGCCCTGCTTGTCGTGGCTGCCGTGCCCCATGCACAGTCGCCCGCGCTGCCCGGTACCGACATCCGCTTCTGGGCCACGGCCAACATCACCAGTCGCCTGACTTTCGCCGGGACCTGGGTACCGCTCGATACGACCGCCACCATCATCGGCCCATTCTGGAGCGCGATGAAACTCGGGTCGGACCAACGTGAAGGCCTGGTGCTGGCCGGGTGGGCCTACAACGGCTCCTTCGAGTCGACGCTCCCCGACGTGACCCCGACCCGCGCGATGATTTTCGAGCAGCAAGCCGACGGCACGCTGCAGGACGCCACCACCAGGCTGTTCGGCGACCCGACGACGTTCGGCGTCGGTGATGTGCTGGTGGCCGATTTCAACGGTGATGGACGAGACGATGTCCTACTGCCTGCCCACAACGAGAGCCCGTTCATTGCCAAGCCGAGCGTCGCCTACGTTTCGCAGGGCGACGGCCTGCGGAAGCTGACGCTGCCCGACTCCGTGATGGCCCATCACACGAGCCTTTACACCGTGGACGGCTCGACCCGTGCCGTGGCGCGCTCGTTCGGCGGCAGCGGCAACAACGGACGTGGCGCCGGCTACAACGTCGTCTACCACTGGACGGGATCGGGATTCTCTACCACGAACGTGGGCGACGTCGGCGGCATGGCGGTGCTGGTGGGACACTTCACCAATAACAGCGACCTGTGGATCGTCGCGGGCGATTCGAACTCCGGTATCGGACGCAGTTATTCAGTCACCAATCCAGGACTCAACTGGGCGTACAAGTTCAACAACCAGAACCCGACACTGCCCTATGTCGCGCTGCCGAAGCCGTACTTCAACGACAAGCCCGAATACGCGTCGTTCGCCAGCCAGTGGGACCCTTACTCGAAGACCCATACGCCCAGGCTGTTGAGCGCCGACCTCAATCAGGATGGCCTGCTCGACATCATCGCCCTCGCGTCCATTTGGCGGTCGGGCGTCGGTTTCCAGCGCGGCGCCCTGCAGTTGATGCTCAATCGCGGCAACATGCTGTTCGCGGACGACACCGATTCGCTCGCGCCCGAGTTCAGCAAGCTGTCAAACCTCGACTACAGTGCCAAGCTGATTGATGTCGACGGCAGCGGCATCGAGACCTTGTTCTTGGCGTCGGTCCAGGTGCCTCAGGTCGCCGACGACGAAGCCAAGCAGGGGCAATATATCCTCGTCAACGACGGTACCGGGCGCCTCTACACGGCAATGCATGATGAGTTTCGCGCGATGCGAACGCAAATCGCGCCGTTTGCGAGCGCCCGCGTGCCAGGATCCAGCATCGGCCCCGGATTCACCCCGCAGTACCTTCCCTATCGCACCCCGAACGGCGCGGTCAATTTCCTCGCGGTCCTCCGGACGACCATTGACGGAAAACCTGCCCGAGCGTTCGTGAACGTCCCGCTGCAGGTCAACCTGACGACCGATTTTCGGCGAGATCTCACCGTGGCGACCCGGAACAACAGCCGCCGCATCCGGACCTTCGCCGGCAACGATACGATTCATCGCGCAGTCACGGATCCGGACTGCGTGATCGACGGCGGACTTGGCAGCAACGTCGCGGTGTATCCGGGGCCGCAAGCGAACTGGACGATCGGTCGCGATGGCGACCACGCCACCATTCGGCCCGCCCAGGGAAGCGGCGGGACCGATCGGTTGATCCGCGTGCAGATCGCACGGTTTGCCGACGGCGACGTCAACCTCAGTCAATAG
- a CDS encoding VCBS repeat-containing protein, with the protein MKPRPFLISVAVGTGLVASVPTPLLTQQQQADFRWPTPYALWNAVTADLDHDGSSELVVATMDGAKFNQLTSKTPLFVLGVVDERVVDRSADFFETPPTSWNATLATGDFDADGAADIMICDRGRNVGPNPPQGSALTDGMRGAQNEVLLNRGGKLRLTDGFPRLVTSSWGCSAGDIDRSGRASIAMMSWYSDKGHDAAFVLTWDMNSRFVQTHTLSRAGDRGFGATATADFDGNGYADIAGGTQFFLSGPNGLGTARPLAESVVELEGYRFWRTTVTADFTGDGLADVVKVNSKGEPTLSEARFAMYRGDRSGGLVEKRDAFPATAAYNGNDYSQRVVAIDLDFDGSLDLAPLGKVYTSFSDPGRPADAVWLNDGSGRFRQARWTDAIQSFPRCDLTEAYFLPTADPLTYHLIYGGCSQGYIARTVSDTRRLTFN; encoded by the coding sequence ATGAAACCGAGACCATTCCTCATCTCCGTGGCGGTCGGCACCGGCCTCGTTGCCTCGGTGCCGACGCCACTCTTGACACAGCAACAGCAAGCCGACTTCCGTTGGCCCACGCCGTACGCGCTGTGGAACGCCGTCACCGCCGACCTCGATCACGATGGTTCGTCCGAGCTCGTCGTCGCGACGATGGACGGGGCAAAGTTCAACCAGCTGACCTCAAAGACCCCATTGTTCGTCCTGGGCGTCGTGGACGAGCGCGTGGTCGATCGCTCCGCGGACTTCTTCGAGACGCCGCCGACCTCCTGGAACGCGACGCTGGCCACTGGCGACTTCGACGCCGACGGTGCCGCCGACATCATGATCTGCGACCGTGGCCGCAACGTGGGCCCCAACCCGCCCCAAGGGTCCGCGCTCACCGATGGCATGCGAGGGGCGCAGAACGAGGTGTTGCTCAATCGCGGCGGCAAGCTGCGTCTCACCGATGGGTTTCCACGCCTGGTCACCTCGAGCTGGGGCTGCAGCGCCGGCGACATCGATCGCTCGGGTCGCGCCTCGATTGCAATGATGTCGTGGTACAGCGACAAAGGGCATGACGCCGCGTTCGTATTGACGTGGGATATGAACTCGCGCTTCGTCCAGACGCACACGCTATCGCGCGCCGGGGACCGCGGCTTCGGTGCGACCGCGACCGCCGACTTCGACGGCAATGGCTACGCGGACATTGCCGGCGGGACGCAGTTCTTCCTGAGCGGTCCAAATGGGTTGGGGACGGCGCGGCCGCTCGCCGAAAGCGTCGTCGAGCTGGAAGGCTACCGGTTCTGGCGAACCACCGTCACGGCCGATTTCACCGGCGACGGTCTGGCGGACGTGGTCAAAGTGAACAGCAAGGGCGAGCCGACGCTGTCGGAGGCGCGCTTTGCGATGTACCGCGGCGACCGCAGTGGGGGACTGGTCGAGAAGCGCGACGCGTTTCCGGCCACGGCGGCCTACAACGGCAACGACTACAGCCAGCGCGTTGTGGCGATCGACCTGGACTTCGACGGCAGCCTCGACCTGGCGCCGCTGGGCAAGGTTTATACGTCCTTCTCTGACCCGGGCCGGCCGGCCGATGCGGTGTGGTTGAACGACGGGAGCGGCCGGTTCCGGCAAGCGCGGTGGACCGATGCGATTCAGTCGTTCCCGCGTTGCGACCTGACGGAAGCGTACTTTCTGCCGACCGCTGATCCGCTTACCTATCACCTCATCTACGGTGGTTGCAGCCAGGGGTACATCGCCCGCACCGTGAGCGACACGCGCCGGCTGACCTTCAACTAA
- a CDS encoding 4Fe-4S binding protein, with the protein MARAYDKRPIEQTLLIRRAVQMAFLLLNLWIGVRFYFWVRFYETGGATVYVPRPPGVEGWLPVASLMNLKYLLLTASVPEVHPAGLFLLLAFLAMSLVFRKAFCSWLCPIGTISEWLWQGGREMFGRNLALPRWADLPLRSLKYILLALFVYAVVTMPVPELRAFLSSPYGLVADVKMLDFFRDAGRLTIQVCLGLVLLSVVTKNFWCRYLCPYGALMGLVSMLSPTRITRDPISCIDCGKCATACPSLIPVDQLMTVRTPECNGCLTCVSVCPVKDALEMRTLVTRRRVTAPRIAIGVAAIFLALVGYARVAGHWHGNTPEHVFFQLIPNAASFAHPR; encoded by the coding sequence ATGGCCCGAGCCTACGACAAGCGTCCAATTGAACAGACGCTGCTGATCCGGCGCGCGGTGCAGATGGCGTTTCTGCTCCTGAATCTCTGGATCGGTGTGCGGTTCTACTTCTGGGTTCGTTTCTACGAAACCGGCGGGGCCACCGTCTACGTCCCGCGCCCGCCTGGGGTTGAGGGCTGGCTGCCGGTGGCCTCCCTGATGAACCTGAAGTACCTCCTGCTGACCGCCAGCGTTCCCGAGGTGCATCCGGCCGGCTTGTTCCTGCTGCTGGCGTTTCTGGCGATGTCGCTGGTGTTCCGCAAGGCGTTCTGCAGTTGGCTCTGCCCGATCGGCACGATCTCCGAATGGCTCTGGCAAGGTGGGCGCGAGATGTTCGGCCGCAACCTCGCGCTGCCGCGCTGGGCCGACCTGCCGCTGCGCAGCCTGAAGTACATCCTGCTGGCCCTCTTCGTCTATGCGGTCGTCACCATGCCGGTGCCCGAGCTGCGCGCGTTTCTCTCCAGCCCGTACGGGCTGGTCGCCGACGTGAAGATGCTCGACTTCTTCCGCGACGCCGGCCGGCTGACCATCCAGGTCTGCCTGGGCCTGGTCCTGCTGTCGGTGGTGACCAAGAATTTCTGGTGCCGCTACCTGTGCCCGTACGGCGCGCTGATGGGGCTGGTGTCGATGCTGAGCCCCACGCGCATCACGCGCGATCCGATCTCGTGCATCGATTGCGGCAAGTGCGCCACGGCGTGCCCCTCGTTGATCCCGGTGGATCAGCTGATGACCGTGCGCACGCCCGAGTGCAACGGCTGCCTGACCTGTGTGTCCGTGTGCCCGGTGAAGGACGCCCTGGAGATGCGGACGCTCGTGACCCGGCGCCGCGTCACCGCCCCGCGGATCGCCATTGGGGTTGCGGCGATCTTCCTGGCGCTGGTCGGCTACGCCAGGGTCGCGGGTCACTGGCACGGGAACACGCCCGAGCACGTGTTCTTCCAGTTGATCCCGAACGCCGCCTCCTTCGCACACCCGCGATGA
- a CDS encoding transposase has product MAFHVMNRAVRGTNLFETQGDFDAFSRILREELYGSQVEILSYEVMRNHWHFVMTCDRIANLSRLMHDFEGRHANNWAGAHNARGKGYVYQGRFKAIPIQTSHSLFRVCRYVERNALRQNLVRAAEDWEWGSLHARCNNYYPIPLARWPILPPANWVELVNTPQTEEELADLRVRIKRDQPVGDPKWVEAVAPFVGLTLRPVGRPKKRSPAPSPYPSS; this is encoded by the coding sequence GTGGCGTTCCACGTGATGAATCGAGCCGTGCGTGGGACCAACCTCTTCGAAACCCAAGGCGACTTCGACGCGTTCTCAAGAATTCTGCGAGAGGAACTCTATGGCTCCCAAGTAGAGATTCTTTCCTATGAGGTCATGCGAAATCATTGGCATTTCGTCATGACCTGCGATCGGATCGCAAATCTTTCCAGGCTGATGCATGACTTCGAGGGGAGACATGCCAATAACTGGGCGGGCGCTCACAACGCCCGCGGCAAGGGTTATGTGTATCAAGGTCGCTTCAAAGCCATTCCAATCCAGACCAGCCATTCATTGTTTCGGGTCTGCAGGTACGTTGAGCGCAACGCCTTGAGACAAAACCTGGTTAGGGCCGCGGAGGACTGGGAGTGGGGCAGCCTACATGCGCGCTGCAATAACTACTATCCGATTCCGCTAGCCAGGTGGCCAATTCTGCCACCGGCCAACTGGGTTGAGCTGGTAAACACCCCGCAGACAGAAGAGGAACTGGCGGATCTGCGTGTCCGAATCAAGCGCGATCAGCCAGTTGGGGATCCGAAGTGGGTCGAGGCTGTCGCTCCATTTGTCGGACTGACTTTAAGGCCCGTTGGCAGACCGAAGAAACGTTCCCCGGCCCCTTCTCCCTACCCTAGCTCTTGA